Below is a genomic region from Thermochromatium tepidum ATCC 43061.
GCCCCTATCACCGATCAGGGTATCGAACCCCTGGGGCAGCGCCTGGATGAATTCGAGCGCATGGGCACCGGCCGCGACCCGCTCCAGTTCCTCGCGGCTCGGCGGCTCGGCACACCCATAGGCGATGTTGTTGGCGATCGAGTCGTTGAAGAGCACCACATCCTGACTCACCACCGCGATCTGTGCCCGCAGACTGGCTAGGGTCAGGTCGCGGATCGGGATACCGTCGAGCCGGATCTCACCTGCCGTCGGGTCGTAGAACCGCGGCAAGAGGTTGACGAGCGTGCTCTTGCCGCTCCCCGAGCGCCCGACCAGGGCCACCTTCTCGCCGGGCTCGATGACCAGATCCACCCCCTGCAGCGCCAGCGCCTTGTCCGCGGCATAACGATGACTGACACCGCGATATTCGATCCGACCGCGGGCGCGGTCCAGACTCCGGGTGCCGGTATCGGATTCCGGCTCGACGTCGATCAATTCAAACAGGCTCGCGGCGGCGATGATGCCGCGCTGCAACTGACCATTGACCGCCGTCAGGCGTTTGACCGGCGGCAGTAACAGCCCCATGGCGACCACAAACGACATGAAGGTACCGACCGAGATGTTCTCCTTCAGCCCCTGCATGGTCGAGAGATAGACCACCACCGCGATCGCCGCCGCTGAGATCAACTGGACCAGCGGCACGCTCGCCGCCTCGGTGGCGATCAGCTTCATTTGCAAGGAGCGCGTCTTCTCGTTGATGGCGTGGAAGCGCCGCGATTCGCGCGCCTGACCGCCGAACGCCTTGATCAGCCGCTGACCGTCGATCACTTCTTGAACGACATGGGTCAGATCGGCAACCCGATCCTGGATACGCCGGCTGTGACGCCGGAGGCGCTTGGTGGCGTATTTGACCGCGCCGGCCATCGCCGGGCCGATAACCAGGAAGATCAGCGACAACCCGGCATTCAGATAGAGCATGTAGGCCATGAGCCCAAGTACGGTGAAGCCGTCGCGCACCAGGGTCGTGACCGCCGAGGTGGCGGCATTGGCCACGTTCTCGACGTTGTAGGTGAGCTTGGCCAGGATGTGTCCCGAACCCTGGGTGTCATAGAACCGCGTCGGGGCGCGCAGCAGATGTTCGAACATCTCCTGACGCAGATCGGCCACCACTCGCCGCCCGACCCAGCTCAGGAAATAGGTGTTGACGAATCCCGCGATGCCGCGCACCACAAACAGCCCCACCAACAGCCAGGGCATGAGACGCACGACCTCGATGTCGCGCTGGACGAAGCTGCCGTCGATCAGCGGCTTCATCATAGCGGCGAACAGCGGCTCAGTGGCGGCGAAGACCAACATGCCGGCGATCGACAGCGCGAAGATACGCCAATAGGGACGGACATAGCCGAGCAGTCGCCGGTAGACGACGCGCGCCTCGTCCGCGGAAAGCACGGCGTCCTGACTCATGGCGCGGCGCCATCCGAGCGGGTCGCGGCAAAGGCGATGCGGCTCAAACCGGCCTGACTCGCGGCATCCATGGCGGTCACCACCGCCTGATACGGCGTGGCGGCATCGGCCTGGATCAAGACCGGGATGCGGCTATCCTGACCACGGCGCTCGGTGAGGAGAGACACCAGGGTCGCGACTCGGGTGTCGGCGACCTCGCGATCATCGACAAAGAAGCGCCCGGCCCGATCGATGACGATCCGGATCATGGCCGGTTCCTGGGCCGGGATGTCCTCCCCCTGGGCCCGCGGCAACTGCACGCGCAGACGCGCCTCGTCTTTGAAGGAGGTCGAGACCATGAAGAAGATCAGCAGCAGGAAGACGACATCGATCAGCGGGGCCAGATTGATGTCGACCGGTGGACGGCGACGCGGGCGCAGATTCATCGCAATGCCTCGCGCTCGCCCTTGAGCACCTCGACCAGGCGCAGGGCCTGCTCCTCCATGTCGAGTGCGAGCCGATCGACCTTGCTCTCGAAGAAGCGATGGAACATGAGCGACGGGATGGCCACCGAGAGTCCGGCCGCCGTGGTGATGAGTGCCTTGGAGATGCCGCCGGCCAAAACGGCGGCATTGCCCACACCCGCCTCTGTGATGACCTTGAAGATGTCGATCATGCCTAACACGGTACCGAGCAGGCCCAGCAAGGGCGTAATGGCGGCGATGGTGCCGAGCGTGTTCAGGAAGCGTTCGAGCTGGGCCACCACCTGGCGACCGACATCGTTGATCGCCTCCTTCATCACCTCGTGCGAGTGATGACGATTGGCCAGACCGGCCGCCAGCAGACGCCCGAGCGGCGAGCCGTCGCGGATCTGGGCGATGGTGATCTCATCGAGCCGCTGCTCCTGGTGCAGGCGCCAGATCCGTTCCACCAGTCGGTCCGGCATGATGCGCGAGCGGCGCAGGGTCCAGGCACGCTCGATCACGATCGCGGTAGCTAGCACTGAACAGGCCAGGATCGGCAACATCAACCAGCCTCCGGCATACATGAGTTCAACCAAGGGCAGATCCTCCAGAGGTCTCGACTAGGGCCGACGATCGAACATCAGCGGTGTATCGCGGCCAAGCCTGAGGGATGATACCCGAAGCCGTTTGTCATGGATGACTCCGAGCCTTTGAAAATCGGCGCCCGATGACCAATCTAGGCGTCACATGCTTACACGCGAATCAAACCGAACATGGACTATCTGAGCCTTTCACGCGCCGCGCGACTCGCGGGCGTCACCCGTGCCGAACTCCAGGCCCGCATCCGGCGCGGCGAGATCCCAACCTTCGAGGGCGCGGTCGCCGTCAACGATCTCTTGCGCGCCTATCCGAGCGTCAGCCTCGCCAACGACGAGGCCCTGGAGCGCACCACCCGCATTAAGGCGCTCGCCCATCCCAGGCTCTATGGCGGTGACGACACCACATTGCCCGATCCCGAGGTACTGGTCTCCAGACTCCAGGGGCTGAGCGCCAGTCTCGCCGAGCGCGTTGCACGGCTGGAGTCGGCCATGGCGCTGCTGGATCAGATCGGCGAGCAGGTCGAAGAACTCTGCCGCCTGCCGCGCGATCAGCTCGAGGAATCCCTGCTCGCGCTGCGCGACTGGCTACGCGGGGAGCGCGCGCGGCTGGCCGCCGAGTCCAACCCGGACCAGCGTGCCCAGCTCATCGTCAAAGATGCCTTTTTGCGACTCATGGCCGCCAACGTCAAACTCATCCCCAGCGGGCACGATTTCTTTGTCGAGGGCAACGAGTCCATTCTCGAGGCCTCGGTGCGGGCGGGTCTGACGCTCAACTACGGTTGCTCCAGCGGTAACTGCGGTAGCTGCAAGGCGCGCGTGGTCAGCGGCGAGACCTGGCGTCTGCGCGAGCACGACTATGTGATTAGCGAACGCGAGAAGGCCATGGGCTATATCCTGACCTGCTCGCATACGGCCGTGACCGACCTCGTGCTGGAGGCCGCCGAGGCCAATCGGGTCGAGGATCTGCCCTATCAGGAGATCCGCGCCAGCCTGCGCAAACTGGAACGGCTCGGGTCGGACCTGGTCGCGCTCGGGATCCAGACCCCGCGAACCCAGACGCTGCGTTTCATGGCAGGGCAGCGGGCGATCCTGACCCTAGAGAGCGGTGAGTCGCGCGAGCTGTCGATCGCCAGTTGCCCCTGCAATGGGCGCTCTCTGTGGTTCTATGTGCGGCGTCAGGAAGATGCCTTTTCGCAGGCGGTGTTCGGCGGTCTGCGCCCGGGGCAGATGGTTACAGTCAGCGGACCGCGCGGAGACTTCGTGCTGCGCGACGAGGCGTCGGAACCGGCGATCTTCATCGCACATGGCGACGGCATCGCACCGATCAAGAGCCTGATCGAGCATGCGGTCTCGATCGATCACATCGAGTGGTTCCAGCTCTATTGGGATACCTCCTATCCGGAGGCCCATCATCAGGCCCAGTGGGGACGGGCGCTGCGGGATGCGTTGGACAACTTTAGTTTCACACCACTGGTGAGTGGGCATGTGGAGGATCTGATCGCCTTGATTCAGGCCGATGTGTCTGAGCCGACCGTGGCACGTTTCTATGTCGCTGGCCCAGCCGAGCCGGTGCGGTCGACGCGCGCGGCACTCCTGGCCCTGGGTATTGAGGCCGATCGGATCGCGACCGAGGAGACGGCCACCTGATGGCACGGCCTTTGGACCGCACTTGGCCTGAACTGCTCTGGAGGCAGGGGCAGCCTGCCCCATAAGCCACCCAAGCATCCAATTCTTTAATCAAGGTGGCCCATCAAGACCATCGGGCCAGAAGGCTGCAACACGCTGCGAGCGGTCCGTGAACGATAGAACGCTTTCAAGCCCTGGCCCTGTCAAGGTGGAGCTCGTCGAAAGCGGGTCGGCGGGTCTGTAGGAGCGCCTTCAGGCGCGATCCACATCTGCCAAGATCGCGGCTAAAGCCGCTCCTACAGACGGTGTTCCATAGACGATTCTCGACGACAGCCGGTTGGTCGGTCTTGGGCAGCGCCCCTACAAACGCGCGCTTAGGTCGCGCACGATAAAACCGCTCCAGGGTCCATCGACGCCCTTGGCGAGTCCGAGCACCTTGAAGCGCTCGCCCATGGCTGTCGGCAGGAGCAGTTGCTTGGCGCCGAGCGCGAGGTCGAGTGCGGCCTCCGGCGCGGATGTCTGCATCAAGCGATCGATGCCGCAGCCGATCAGGAAATGCGCCTGGGTGGTGAAACCGGCCGGATCGAATCCGGCCGCGATGCCCGCCTCAGCCGCCGCCGTGAAATCGACATGGGCGGTGATGTCCTGGAGTCCAAGGTGAACATAGGGGTTGGAGTGGGCCCGATGACGATGGTGACAGCGCAGTGTGCCCATACAACGCTCCGGTTGATAATACTCGGCGCGCGGATAGCCGTAGTCGATCAACAGGGCCAGTCCGCGTTCCAAGGCGATCGACAGGGTCGCAAGCCAAGGGGCCAGGCGCAGATTGATCTCGGACGTGTAGCCGGGCGCATC
It encodes:
- the msbA gene encoding lipid A export permease/ATP-binding protein MsbA, whose product is MSQDAVLSADEARVVYRRLLGYVRPYWRIFALSIAGMLVFAATEPLFAAMMKPLIDGSFVQRDIEVVRLMPWLLVGLFVVRGIAGFVNTYFLSWVGRRVVADLRQEMFEHLLRAPTRFYDTQGSGHILAKLTYNVENVANAATSAVTTLVRDGFTVLGLMAYMLYLNAGLSLIFLVIGPAMAGAVKYATKRLRRHSRRIQDRVADLTHVVQEVIDGQRLIKAFGGQARESRRFHAINEKTRSLQMKLIATEAASVPLVQLISAAAIAVVVYLSTMQGLKENISVGTFMSFVVAMGLLLPPVKRLTAVNGQLQRGIIAAASLFELIDVEPESDTGTRSLDRARGRIEYRGVSHRYAADKALALQGVDLVIEPGEKVALVGRSGSGKSTLVNLLPRFYDPTAGEIRLDGIPIRDLTLASLRAQIAVVSQDVVLFNDSIANNIAYGCAEPPSREELERVAAGAHALEFIQALPQGFDTLIGDRGVLLSGGQRQRLAIARALLKDAPILLLDEATSALDTESERHIQAALETLMARRTTLIIAHRLSTIERADRILVVQDGRIVEQGRHSELLALGGYYARLQGTVGRHS
- a CDS encoding ExbD/TolR family protein yields the protein MNLRPRRRPPVDINLAPLIDVVFLLLIFFMVSTSFKDEARLRVQLPRAQGEDIPAQEPAMIRIVIDRAGRFFVDDREVADTRVATLVSLLTERRGQDSRIPVLIQADAATPYQAVVTAMDAASQAGLSRIAFAATRSDGAAP
- a CDS encoding MotA/TolQ/ExbB proton channel family protein — its product is MVELMYAGGWLMLPILACSVLATAIVIERAWTLRRSRIMPDRLVERIWRLHQEQRLDEITIAQIRDGSPLGRLLAAGLANRHHSHEVMKEAINDVGRQVVAQLERFLNTLGTIAAITPLLGLLGTVLGMIDIFKVITEAGVGNAAVLAGGISKALITTAAGLSVAIPSLMFHRFFESKVDRLALDMEEQALRLVEVLKGEREALR
- a CDS encoding 2Fe-2S iron-sulfur cluster-binding protein is translated as MDYLSLSRAARLAGVTRAELQARIRRGEIPTFEGAVAVNDLLRAYPSVSLANDEALERTTRIKALAHPRLYGGDDTTLPDPEVLVSRLQGLSASLAERVARLESAMALLDQIGEQVEELCRLPRDQLEESLLALRDWLRGERARLAAESNPDQRAQLIVKDAFLRLMAANVKLIPSGHDFFVEGNESILEASVRAGLTLNYGCSSGNCGSCKARVVSGETWRLREHDYVISEREKAMGYILTCSHTAVTDLVLEAAEANRVEDLPYQEIRASLRKLERLGSDLVALGIQTPRTQTLRFMAGQRAILTLESGESRELSIASCPCNGRSLWFYVRRQEDAFSQAVFGGLRPGQMVTVSGPRGDFVLRDEASEPAIFIAHGDGIAPIKSLIEHAVSIDHIEWFQLYWDTSYPEAHHQAQWGRALRDALDNFSFTPLVSGHVEDLIALIQADVSEPTVARFYVAGPAEPVRSTRAALLALGIEADRIATEETAT